A region from the Geotrypetes seraphini chromosome 10, aGeoSer1.1, whole genome shotgun sequence genome encodes:
- the KCNJ2 gene encoding LOW QUALITY PROTEIN: inward rectifier potassium channel 2 (The sequence of the model RefSeq protein was modified relative to this genomic sequence to represent the inferred CDS: inserted 2 bases in 2 codons), whose translation MGSVRTNRYSIVSSEEDGMKLATMAVANGYGNGKTKVHTRQQCRSRFVKKDGHCNVQFVNVSEKGQRYLSDIFTTCVDIRWRWMLVIFCLAFILSWLFFGCVFWLIALFHGDLDAQENYKTCVSQVRSFTAAFLFSIETQTTIGYGFRCVTDECPIAVFMVVFQSIVGCIIDAFIIGAVMAKMAKPKKRNETLVFSDNAVIAMRDGKLCLMWRVGNLRKSHWWRPMSEPQLLKSRITSEGESSPLDQIDINVGFDSGIDRIFLVSPITIVHEIDEESPLYDLSKQDLDNSDFEIVVILEGMVEATAMTTQCRSSYLANEILWGHRYEPVLFEEKNYYKVDYSRFHXTYEVPNTPXCSARDLAEKKYLLSNANSFCYENEVALASKEDDSDNGMPESTSTDTQPDIDHHHLQAVVPMEPRPLRRESEI comes from the exons ATGGGCAGTGTGCGGACCAATCGCTACAGCATTGTGTCATCAGAAGAGGACGGGATGAAGCTGGCCACCATGGCCGTTGCCAACGGTTACGGGAACGGGAAGACCAAGGTACACACCAGGCAGCAGTGCCGGAGCCGCTTTGTCAAGAAGGACGGTCACTGCAACGTCCAGTTCGTCAATGTTAGCGAGAAAGGGCAACGCTATTTGTCGGACATCTTTACCACATGTGTAGACATTCGTTGGCGATGGATGCTGGTCATCTTCTGCCTTGCTTTCATTCTGTCGTGGCTTTTCTTTGGCTGTGTGTTTTGGCTTATTGCCCTATTTCACGGGGACTTGGACGCTCAAGAGAACTACAAAACTTGCGTTTCTCAAGTCAGAAGTTttacagcagcttttctcttctccattgagaCGCAAACGACTATTGGCTATGGCTTCAGATGTGTCACCGATGAGTGCCCCATCGCCGTATTCATGGTCGTATTCCAGTCAATAGTGGGCTGCATCATTGACGCTTTCATCATTGGTGCTGTCATGGCTAAGATGGCAAAGCccaaaaagagaaatgaaacacTGGTGTTCAGTGACAATGCAGTGATCGCCATGAGAGATGGAAAGCTTTGTTTGATGTGGCGTGTTGGAAATCTGCGGAAAAGCCATTGGTGGAGGCCCATGTCCGAGCCTCAGCTGCTGAAATCCAGAATCACATCTGAAGGAGAATCATCCCCCTTAGATCAAATAGATATCAACGTTGGGTTTGACAGTGGAATAGACCGTATATTTCTGGTCTCTCCAATTACAATTGTCCATGAAATTGATGAGGAAAGTCCATTGTACGATTTAAGTAAACAAGACTTGGACAATTCAGACTTTGAAATTGTAGTAATATTAGAGGGAATGGTGGAAGCCACAGCAATGACGACTCAGTGTCGTAGCTCCTACCTAGCAAATGAAATACTTTGGGGCCACCGATACGAGCCTGTGCTTTTTGAAGAAAAGAACTACTACAAAGTGGATTATTCTCGGTTCC AAACTTATGAAGTGCCCAACACAC TTTGCAGTGCCAGAGACTTAGCAGAGAAGAAGTACCTTCTTTCCAATGCAAACTCATTTTGCTATGAGAACGAAGTGGCACTGGCCAGCAAAGAGGATGACAGTGACAATGGGATGCCTGAGAGTACGAGCACTGACACGCAGCCCGATATAGACCATCACCACCTACAGGCTGTGGTACCCATGGAGCCCAGGCCTTTAAGACGAGAATCTGAGATATGA